The Rhopalosiphum maidis isolate BTI-1 chromosome 2, ASM367621v3, whole genome shotgun sequence genome segment AACTACTGGGCTTAACAACAACAGTTTTTGAAGACGGTTTGCGTATAATGGTAGCATCAATTATTCCAAATACTCCTGTCGATAACCAGAGatctataaaaataggtattattgtaatttgatatatatCTCTCATatctgaataaaaaatgtattattatattatacataggagattggcttaaaattattaatggggAAATTGTCACAGCTAAAACTTTGGATCAAATTCTATCAAACATAACTCCACCAGctacagtaatattttatggaatgCAATATTGAATAGTTATATTGGAGTATACAATCTAATTTACATTGCCATTAGGTTATGCTAGTTGTTCAAAGAGTCGCAGTTAGCTTAGTTGGTGACGATAAACACAATAACCAACAGTTATCAAGTTATTTATCTTTGAAGACTATTAACGATGAATTTGTATCAGAACTTGCTAAATATCCTGTGGCTGTCATGTACTTGATATCTGAAAATCCAGATGCTATTTATGTGTATCCTGGcccattatcaatatttaatcaaattaaaggAGCTTTTCAAACTATTAGTCACATTGTTCCACAGATTGTCAAAAACCAGACTAGaaggtaaaacaaaaaattataaattataaaaatagtatattttacatattttctttgtattattttatattttagtacatcAATGATATGTGATGATCAGCTTgttcattcaatatttttgtttgaaggACAaggaacatttatttttattgcaccAGATTCAAAGTAAATACTGTATGATAGgaatacacacaatatatttatagatttattctgtttgattagattaaatttaaccTATGCTGATTGGATGGCTTCTAATATAGTAAGAAATTTATGTTTCTgctatgaaaatttaaataggtgaTTTGTTTATTCTGTATccttaagttttattttattacatataaaatatatttatttttataattttagttgctTTTCAAATGAAGATAATCATTGTTCATTAGATAAATACTTTacaatcatattttcaaagttatatgatattaatatgtttcataatatagaaaattctCATgagattgaaaaatatttacctgcATCTAAGAGTATTCCCTTGCTAAGAAGCATTCAAGTAAATATACActtttctttatatatatctaaatacataatttgttaatatttatttttagatggaacttgatgatatattaaatgaattcGAGGCCAATTAtgtagtatgtatttttatacaaaaggttattatctaaaaaatttattttcatgatttttattttttaactagtgTGAAGATACCAGAGAACCAAGACCATACTTGATTATTGGTACATCAATTTATTACAAGGTAATTAAATTGACACATTAAAatagcattaattaaattatacctaacaTTTTATCATAGGAATACTTGTTGTCGTCCCACTTAAATTATGAAGATCATTTAGATATTCACATGTTTTGCTTACAAAATGGTTTGTTTCACCTGCTTAATTCGGAATACTTAgaacgtttaataatattcagaaGAGTATATCCATCGTCAGTTAGATCAAATAGTACATTTGTCGGCTCTGTGTACACTCTACCAAAAGCTAaatggtatttattaatagttggACGTGGCAACAATCTTATGGCAACACTCCTTGAAGTTGGTCCTTGttgtttaaagtaaaaatataaaaagaataattttggTACATAgttaggttttatttaatttttatttttgatacagTAATGAAGTACTTGATGGACCCAATGTAGAATATGTGGAAGAAGCTGAAGATACATTAGAAAGTGTTTTGAATATGAATGTTGATGAAGTTGCAGAAAAGTGGTACTATATAattctgtataataaaatattacaatataacattaatttatcattagtcAGCCATGGTTAGAACACCtatatgttgttatattacttaaattaaataacatatgataaaatttatatttttatttcatacactCTAAGCTAATGAATCATAATTAAGTTGACCAGCACTGTTAATTTAAAGTGAGGTGCAAATGGTACAATGGTATTTGTTAAtcattttatgtacatttctTTTGGATCTTATTGACCCTAtggtatttattgttttatatcctGGTGCTGTTCAGTTATAAAAGTGTAGAATGTCAAACAATTACAAGAGAGTTTGATGTGATTTATGActgaaaatacttttattattttcaaacaagcATGTATAATATCTCATTGAGGTCCATATGACAATCAATTTCTTATCTGTGTATGACTTACAGTACTACATACATTTCTGTTAAATTCTATGGCAGCTATGAGACTCCTTATAGACCAGTGTTTTGTGAAGGGTGTGCCGTGAAATTTGTAAGGTGTGCTACgataacttgaaattttttccGGTCCTAAACCACTTATATTTGAAAAGTAGATACAGTGGACGCCGCTTAAAAGACTCACGGATGTAAGGTTCGGTTTCTTATTAGACTCAAAATCGTCTGGAACAATCCAGGCATAtccaaatacattataaaaaatttggttataaaactcaaattttgtaaaaaaaaaaattgtaaaaaaaacattttttgttaaaatttagaaataaattagttttcaaaaattacatattgtttTGTGTTATTTCTGGTTTCAATTCATGCTTTATAATGTGTGTAATGTATGTACAGCTACAAATTTTATcgcatttcacattttttgcaattatcgttattataatatgagtactagaaatatatttacagaatATTAGCTTATAACTCAAAACAAaccaaaattacaaatttttttcataaataataaatacatcatgtatctttaataattttttattaatatgtaataatttttataatattttgtattataatttttttttttttatcagaatttttaaatttattcaataataagtaggtaatatgtaatattatgtattaaagtaaattaaaatatgtagtaaaataaaattcataaatatgtaattaaaaatttttttgtccCGCTTGCCTGTAAGATTTATTTGGTTATAAGACTAATTTTGGGACCAGCACAAAATGAGTCTTTATAAGCGGCATCATTTTCAAGCTCTACCTATGTTAGCAACTTTgattgtaaaatacatattataacattgtgtTCCTAATCTTATgccacatattatgtattttattttaatggtaaTAAACATCTATAGTATTCAGcagtatttaatacaataattttaataaattaaatataataagaaatattatttcttaaatcgttcaaagaaaaaattaaaattaaagtttattctcataaaactgttattattaattaataatttacataaaaagtcAGGACTTTACTTTGAGGTATTAGGGAGGGGTTAATAATCTGTCATATAGGGAAGACTTAATTAGGATCCATGATGAGTTTGGTATGTTAACACTGTgagtatataacaatttagacTTCTACTGTAgtctttaagtaaattataatttcaatacaaattCTTCTTCGTTTTGTCAGTCAGCTGTGTCAGATTTCTTTTTGGagtcaataatttatcagttttattttaatacatgattatgtgttatttaatacattcacaaaatactgaaaatatttttaaattatcctgaaattgtgtttttttctaaAGCTACTAACAATGAGCATAGGTATGTTTACAGGTCTTGCATGTTCTATGAAATTTGAtctaacttatattataaattgtggtgcataatataacattttttttctcagtttcttatttcatatatatttttttaattttcatcatgCGGACTTGTAAGTAACGCTTTTAagactataaaaattgataattctaTTGCAGTAACCTTATCCTCCTGAATATGCCACTGTTATACACGACCTGTGAATGAGGCCTAGACACGCCTATGACAATGAGTTAATAATGATTTGgacacatatataaaatagtttaaattgtaaatgatgACTTTTAGCTATGTAACAATATtgataagtttattaattttaatttaaatcacattttataagtgatacattataatttttgataataatgttacaaaaATCAGGGgggtaagaataataaaaatgtaattatatgtttgattaatttaacaacaatataacacAATGTATAATTCACATCACTAAtggttttatcttttatagatgtacataatatcaaattttattttgaatattctaataatcGTTCTTTATTTTGTAGGATTgaaggtaatattatacaaatacaccaaatggaaaacataaaaaatacagcATTAAATAtgtctgtatataataaacaatcaagtggtaatacattttttatgaatttttgtttgtattataaattataatacaatttttttcaggtTTGCAATCAAAAAAACcagaaataatttcaatattaaaacataaaaatgacatCACATCAAATTCACAATTACTTAATggtaagatataaaatataattcaattgaattattacattacattagataatttaaaactatattgtaaCAGATTCTAGACAATTGGATTCATGTTCAGAAACAAGTTTAACGAGTAGTGGAGCGCCCAGTACAGAAGGCAGCACATATGTGCAAGGTCCAGTATTTGGTCGTCGAGCTGAACGCATGATGAAAGCTTCATCAATTGAGTGGTCTGATAATTCTGAAGATGAATATACCAtttcagtaatattataaatgtttttattagggaatactcaaaatattaatttatatatttaattttaggatGGTTCACGGTCAATAGATATGACTGATATTACAAAGAATTTACCTGTATTacctaataagtaaatattttaaattaacaaatgatttgtaatttataataattattacaatttaagattaaaatattttattagatttagttTAGGTAAATTATGTATGCTGTTTCGTTATCTTGATATAAACTGTCACACTGGTGTCATGTTATGTTCACCGTCCATATACAATGAAGATAATTCAAAAACCAaagatttattcaaaaatattgatgaaaaatttaattcaactgTTACTATAATACGAGATTTAATTGATGATTCAAATCAGGTATACATGCAtgccataaaaaataaataaatgaaaattatttcaaattatgttttaggatgaaaataaaataaatgagataggggttttatttcaaatacctTCATCAAGCACAGATTCTCCAAAAAAATCATCCATGATAAAATTTTGGGTAATGGGgtgagtaattattttaagataattattatttaaaatcatgaatacaaatttatcaacatttcaGAAGATTACTCAAAGAACCAAATAAACGAGAGTTATATGTTTGTTATGAAGAAGGGATACCTCAAAATATGGTTgaaattgcatttaaattgtgtacaaattatacaactggatagaaacaaattatgttataaaataaacaaaaatctttacatttttttttccaattataaaaaaaatgttgggtattaataaattttgaactttTCTCAATGTACaaactagattcaattttttatccaaaaccaccctaaaaattaaaaattgaagtatttcattaacaaCTTATCGTGAATACATACAAGCAATTATTGTAAGATCAATCCATTCATTCActaagaatcaaataaaaaaaaaggtacgcAAGTGGGTattgctctgctgtatagtagagatggagagtagaTCACTGGTCACTATAAcggatatgttaaatttgaagcaatgacaggtatcattttataagaaaaacgattctgaacggagatgatttgttagtctatattaattaataaaatatattatattattagtagtatataacttatataactatagctactattatattatcattattgcttagaagttttaattttattcatattctgACTCCCAGTCTCAGAGGTTAGTCGTAACTCCAGTGGCGCCGATctatatttcatgttatgGGGAAAAAATGCTGGTGTTAGACCCacctactaaaaaaatgtttagttagtTATGTTCGaatggtatatttatttcaaactatatacatacaagatACTGCAtaacaaactatttttgattatcaCCCTTCCacccataaatatttttggggAATTTTCCCTAGTTAATACTCGTGTTTGATGCTACTGTTAGTACATATACCAAATTCGAATATTAACAAAACTGgatattttaacgaaaaataacgattatatatatagttatttattttgttttaagttattacaaaaatattatttaaagacaccaattcgtgtattattatttaacactaacagagaattattcaaaatattatgtagattaattttaagctgcTTATAccataaacttattaaacacCTGTAGTGGTGGCTCATCAGGGGTCTTTGAGATAGCAACtcctcataaaaaaaaaagtagttaagcaataaaaaagtttgaagaaaattgtagtataatttaatatttttttttattttgaaaataattatcatggttttcgatattaatattgattattgataatattataatattttgtattatatttttacattaataatgagAAGACGGGTgtcattcaataataatacggacGAAAAATACCGATAACAACAACTAATTACTAAGTTATGCCAATGGCAGAAACTTTCAATGAGTCTAGTCTCTATGTACTGAACAACATCTATACAATCTATCCCGCCATCGACCTTATCatgcatataaaatttgtataagtacACAATTGAGTCTCTCGAACGGCAGACTcctgaataaatttaaatgtctggctaataatagaaaaatataagtagcTAATATAGTAGCTTTtaggctattattattattttaataataatattacaatataataatactgtatataatCTATGGGTATGGATCTATCATATTAATCTATCATCTATGGCAATCATCAATCTTCGCTATTTGTCGGAGACGATTGATGGTTGTATTTTaacggagaaaaaaaatagacgtACAAATCGTTAAaccgtaatttaatatattatataatattttacacgcaTATGCCGTTCTGTTcagcttatttttatgaaatatctcAATATCTTCAATTCGAAACGCGGTAAAGACAGACAAGGAAAGGTGTTCCTGGGTCAGAGATGTGGTTACTGAACGTGTGGACATTAAATATGACACAACTAAGTTCcacaaaaaaaatcgatatttacgtgagtttgattttctatacttttgaagctttaatttacttttttagacataaaataaatacatacttattgcACCGGACAATTTGCTACCCGCCGGGTGACGTATacgtatgcatattttattcccCAACGCGCAATGCATAAAAAACGTGAGACCGAAAATACATAAtcgtcatattaatatattaccagacccattaaatataatgatttatatttattttaattctataaatagcatttttcatttttaactggCCGAGTACCTGactaatgtaaattttttttatccctaacaaaaataaaaagttttccgAAAAGacgcattaatatttttttataattgtctgaattttgaattttcaagaCATTGGATATCCATTTCATATTTCTGTGATAACTGTTTCTGCTCAaccgatttttgtttttttgtaataatttaaaaacgaataactgtAGTTAATGTTTGCATttcttaaacatattataattttcaaaatattttaactatacacTTATaggataaaataacaatatcataataccataaatagattattatatatatatattaatatcgcaAATTATCTGAGCATATTAACATTAGaacttattgattattttaaaatcaataaaaatagtatgagtaggtatgtattatttctaaaCAGGACAGTACCGAAACGCCAATGATATAGTCTCATGTGTATACAACGAGTCGAATGTAGTATGTCACTATAACGAATTTgtacaatttgaattcaattttctatgtataatacattaatgcattgtgtacaatgtaaaattatgcTGGTCAAAGATGGTCTTATTTTTTAGTGAGAAATTTTACcagacaattattaaaataataaaattataatttaaaaaataattcaggataatatacaattattatgattttatgtatgaaattaattagatacCAAAAGTTTCGGATGCAAGACcactgaaatataataataaatcctataaaatcacaaagagttctataaaaaaaacattattataatacttatcatCCATGGCAAACGAAAATCGTCGTCATTTGTAGGAGACGATtaacaattctaataattttattg includes the following:
- the LOC113552252 gene encoding protein inturned, translated to MNENNVFGKSFKTYLSDTDSSSTHSSCECNDVNSNVSDFEWENEINDQGELFFVKCSPRKQTKYTKHNKIESNDAPKKTKTTAGKLVKLLKRKKRSRDRNDGSKHTGNPNKVTFLDTQEGEVREVTVEVENDSFSNLGRRATLTEKLLGLTTTVFEDGLRIMVASIIPNTPVDNQRSIKIGDWLKIINGEIVTAKTLDQILSNITPPATVMLVVQRVAVSLVGDDKHNNQQLSSYLSLKTINDEFVSELAKYPVAVMYLISENPDAIYVYPGPLSIFNQIKGAFQTISHIVPQIVKNQTRSTSMICDDQLVHSIFLFEGQGTFIFIAPDSKLNLTYADWMASNIVRNLCFCYENLNSCFSNEDNHCSLDKYFTIIFSKLYDINMFHNIENSHEIEKYLPASKSIPLLRSIQMELDDILNEFEANYVCEDTREPRPYLIIGTSIYYKEYLLSSHLNYEDHLDIHMFCLQNGLFHLLNSEYLERLIIFRRVYPSSVRSNSTFVGSVYTLPKAKWYLLIVGRGNNLMATLLEVGPCCLNNEVLDGPNVEYVEEAEDTLESVLNMNVDEVAEKWIEGNIIQIHQMENIKNTALNMSVYNKQSSGLQSKKPEIISILKHKNDITSNSQLLNDSRQLDSCSETSLTSSGAPSTEGSTYVQGPVFGRRAERMMKASSIEWSDNSEDEYTISDGSRSIDMTDITKNLPVLPNKFSLGKLCMLFRYLDINCHTGVMLCSPSIYNEDNSKTKDLFKNIDEKFNSTVTIIRDLIDDSNQDENKINEIGVLFQIPSSSTDSPKKSSMIKFWVMGRLLKEPNKRELYVCYEEGIPQNMVEIAFKLCTNYTTG